One genomic segment of Pedobacter endophyticus includes these proteins:
- a CDS encoding SusC/RagA family TonB-linked outer membrane protein translates to MKEKIKIRKFSFSPMDFVRPLKSKNQLLKMLSLLLILIGSLSNQVTAQTSRISGTVKDEKGETIVGATVKVKNQPIVVSTNAAGAFTLEAAPTAVLQISFVGYKNVEIEVNKRTSVNVTLEPEAGNLDDIVVVGYGTVRKSDLTGSVTSLKAGDITKGANVNVQQALVGRSSGVQIYQKSGEPGAAMSVQVRGVTSITGNNSPLYVVDGLPINDAAAVGGSAPGGTTNNPNLRSAMNNLNPSDIASIEILKDASATAIYGSRGANGVVIITTKKGDAGKLKVNYNGSVGTQKATRLLNFMTGDEYTQAINGIIDLGSLSTARVTGDNANTDWQSLLLRRASLQSHDISFSGGGGNTKFYISAGLYDQDGIMLNSGNKRYNGRVNVEHAVAQKYAVGISLESSYTRDDYNATGVGLNDNASALYMAQNYDPTAAPYTATGGYNRSPLMNPMDNPLAVINGQYGMSDTYRTIGNIYAEYYFIPSLSAKVRAGADVNDSQRYFWIDPTTLTGASYNGYADVRDGKRAYYLGEATLNFNKTIGDHSIAAVAGSTYERYTSSVLIGNSRSFALPDLTYDGLGTGDNTLNGVSNNRQENILVSFLGRVNYAYKGKYLLTASLRADGSARFGPNKRFGYFPSAALAWKISDEDFLKDNNTISELKLRASYGATGNQPNANYIYFSTYSAGRNAIFGGTRYSSLNPTRSANADLQWESANQIDLGIDFGLFNSRLSGSIEYYNRKTSDLLYDIPQAASTGFGSQTQNVGSMRNTGVEFSVKGSILNKSDFTIDAGFNITTLKNQILSLGELNQVIYGGVGSIGSIGILRPGESIGSYFGYIVDGVWQTGDDFSTAQTGVRPGDLKYRDLDGNKIIDANDRTIIGKSMPNFYYGFNTSVGYKKVSLDVFFEGSHGAKLLNSSLVDALYPVDLRRNKLAEPYLNRWTPTNATNDYPSFLPNDVQGQRQVNTRTVENASYLRLQAVRLSVRVPLPKNKFVSSLSVFANGSNLYTWTDYSGSDPAANSLGDNILKVDYNSYPLSRTYTFGINLQL, encoded by the coding sequence ATGAAAGAAAAAATAAAAATCCGAAAGTTTAGTTTTTCGCCAATGGATTTTGTCCGTCCGCTAAAAAGCAAAAATCAGCTGCTAAAAATGTTGAGTTTGCTGCTTATCCTCATCGGCAGTTTATCAAACCAGGTTACTGCGCAAACTTCGCGCATCAGCGGTACCGTTAAAGACGAAAAAGGCGAAACCATTGTTGGGGCTACCGTAAAAGTGAAGAACCAACCCATTGTGGTAAGTACCAATGCCGCCGGGGCATTTACGCTCGAAGCAGCGCCAACTGCGGTTTTACAGATTAGTTTTGTGGGCTATAAAAATGTAGAGATTGAAGTAAATAAAAGAACATCGGTAAATGTTACGCTCGAACCGGAAGCAGGAAACCTGGATGATATTGTGGTGGTGGGTTACGGTACGGTGCGTAAAAGCGACCTTACGGGCTCGGTAACTTCATTAAAAGCCGGCGACATTACCAAAGGGGCTAACGTAAACGTTCAGCAAGCCCTGGTAGGACGCTCATCCGGCGTTCAAATTTATCAGAAAAGTGGTGAGCCCGGAGCCGCAATGAGTGTGCAGGTTAGGGGTGTAACCTCAATTACCGGAAACAACAGCCCGTTATATGTTGTAGATGGTTTACCCATTAACGACGCTGCGGCAGTTGGTGGATCGGCACCGGGCGGAACAACGAACAACCCGAACCTGCGCTCGGCGATGAACAATTTAAATCCATCAGATATTGCTTCAATTGAGATCCTCAAAGATGCGTCGGCAACGGCAATATATGGCTCACGCGGTGCAAATGGCGTAGTAATCATCACCACAAAAAAGGGCGATGCGGGTAAATTGAAAGTAAACTATAACGGTTCTGTAGGTACGCAAAAGGCTACTCGCTTGCTCAACTTCATGACGGGCGACGAATATACGCAGGCCATTAACGGAATCATCGATTTGGGCAGTCTTTCTACCGCACGCGTTACGGGCGACAATGCCAACACCGATTGGCAGTCGTTATTACTAAGGAGGGCTTCACTGCAAAGTCACGATATTTCCTTTTCTGGTGGCGGCGGCAATACTAAATTTTACATCTCCGCTGGTCTTTACGATCAGGATGGGATTATGCTCAACTCTGGCAACAAGCGGTATAACGGGCGTGTAAACGTTGAACATGCGGTGGCGCAGAAATATGCTGTTGGCATCAGCCTCGAATCATCGTACACCAGAGATGATTACAACGCAACCGGCGTGGGTTTAAACGACAATGCAAGTGCGCTGTATATGGCTCAAAACTACGATCCCACCGCTGCACCTTATACGGCTACTGGCGGGTACAATCGTTCGCCCTTAATGAATCCGATGGATAACCCCCTGGCGGTGATAAACGGACAATACGGAATGAGCGATACTTACCGAACCATCGGGAATATTTATGCTGAATACTATTTTATTCCATCTTTATCGGCCAAAGTGAGAGCAGGGGCAGATGTAAACGATAGCCAGCGTTACTTTTGGATCGACCCAACAACTTTAACAGGTGCATCGTACAACGGCTATGCCGATGTGCGTGATGGTAAGCGTGCTTATTATTTGGGTGAGGCCACATTGAACTTTAATAAAACCATTGGCGATCATAGTATTGCTGCCGTTGCTGGTTCTACTTACGAGCGTTACACTTCGAGTGTATTGATTGGAAACTCGAGATCGTTCGCCTTGCCAGATTTAACTTACGATGGATTGGGAACAGGCGATAATACCTTAAACGGGGTAAGCAACAACAGGCAGGAAAACATTTTAGTTTCTTTTTTAGGTCGTGTAAATTACGCCTACAAAGGCAAGTACCTGTTAACTGCTTCGTTAAGGGCTGACGGTTCGGCCAGATTTGGCCCGAATAAAAGATTTGGTTATTTCCCTTCGGCCGCCCTGGCATGGAAAATTAGCGATGAGGATTTCTTAAAAGACAACAATACCATCAGCGAGTTGAAGTTACGGGCAAGTTACGGTGCTACCGGAAATCAGCCCAATGCCAATTACATTTATTTCAGTACCTATTCGGCAGGGCGAAACGCCATTTTTGGTGGCACGAGATATAGCTCATTAAATCCTACCCGCAGTGCTAATGCCGATTTACAATGGGAATCGGCTAACCAAATTGATTTGGGTATCGATTTTGGGCTCTTCAACTCGAGGTTGAGCGGAAGTATAGAATACTATAACCGTAAAACCTCCGATCTGCTTTACGATATTCCACAGGCGGCAAGTACGGGCTTTGGCTCGCAAACGCAGAATGTTGGCAGTATGCGCAACACAGGAGTTGAATTTTCGGTAAAAGGATCGATCTTGAACAAAAGCGATTTTACCATCGATGCAGGTTTCAACATTACCACACTTAAAAATCAAATCTTAAGCCTTGGCGAGCTCAATCAGGTAATTTATGGCGGCGTAGGCTCCATTGGTTCAATCGGAATTTTAAGACCGGGCGAGTCGATAGGATCTTACTTCGGTTATATTGTTGATGGCGTTTGGCAAACAGGCGATGATTTTTCTACAGCGCAAACCGGTGTTCGTCCCGGTGATTTAAAATACCGCGATTTAGACGGCAACAAAATCATTGATGCCAACGACAGAACAATTATTGGTAAATCGATGCCCAATTTCTATTACGGTTTTAACACCAGCGTGGGTTATAAAAAGGTTAGCCTTGATGTTTTCTTCGAGGGATCGCATGGTGCGAAACTATTGAACAGCAGCCTTGTTGATGCGCTTTATCCGGTCGATCTTCGCAGAAATAAGTTGGCAGAACCTTATTTAAACCGCTGGACGCCAACCAACGCCACAAACGATTATCCATCTTTCTTGCCAAATGATGTACAAGGTCAACGTCAGGTAAACACCCGCACTGTAGAAAATGCATCGTACTTAAGGTTGCAGGCCGTAAGATTGAGCGTTAGGGTTCCGCTGCCGAAAAACAAATTTGTAAGCAGCTTATCGGTGTTTGCAAACGGATCGAACCTCTACACCTGGACTGATTATTCAGGGTCTGATCCCGCGGCAAACTCGTTGGGAGATAACATTCTAAAAGTAGATTACAATTCTTATCCGCTCTCCAGAACTTACACTTTCGGAATCAACCTTCAGCTTTAA